The genomic region TTGTCCTCATTGTTTAATACCACGAGTTCACAATTATGTGCTTTACAGACCTCTTCAAGGATTTCAAAACCAAACCTAACTAGTCTGTCTGGGTAAGCTATGACTACTTTCGACACCTCGTTGTTTAGTATCATTCTTAACAACTTGAGGAATCCTTTTCTCTTCATGTTTAACCCAGAACCTACGTCAGTTATTACTTGGTCGTAATCTTTGACGTTCTCCTCTAGGTATTTTACTTGGTTTATTAAGTCGTCTTTTTGTGCGTTTGATGACACTCTCGCGTAAAGTATCACTTTCCTCTTTCTAACAATACCCATCAGTTTTTCTACATCCTCTTCCCTAAACCTCCACTTTCCACTCTGTAGTATTACTGGTTTGATGTATCCTTTCTTTACGTAGCTCTGTAAAGTGCGGTATGATATTCCTAAGCGTTGGCAGACTTCTTTAGGTTTTAGCATTGTAATTAGTTTTACATACAAAGTATATAAACTTCACGGTTTATTGGAAACTGTTGGCAACGGCAGTCTTAGATAAACTTCTTGAGAATCTTAAGGATTATACTAGCAAATTGGATGAGGCTAACAACGTAGATTTAGATAACTGGTTTTACTTATATGCAGTGCTTCATCTACTTCAAGTCCAAGCTCAGTCGTTTATTAACTTAGTTCAAACTCTCTTGTCTAACATGGGAATATCGAGCCAAGGATATAGAGATTCTATAAGAAAGCTCTTTGAGAAAAACTTGATAACTGTTGAGGAAAGGGATTTTCTAATTTCCGTTGTTGGATTTAGGATTATTATTGTTCACGAATACGCTACTGTTAATCCTATTTTCGTAAAGAAGATCATGGAAAACTAGGAGAATACTCGAGATTGCTTACAATTTAAGAGAAAGAGCCAAAAATTTCTGGGATTGTTAAACTTTCTTTTCCAACCTACTTAGTATCGACTTCACTTGCCTTTCTAACCTACTGAGCCTGCTCTCAACGTCGTCCTCGTAATCGTCATAAAAGCCAAAAAGCCCTCTAATTCTTGAAAATAGAACTTCTCCAAGATTTTCGAGTGCAGGAGTGTAACCTTTCTTAACTACCTTGTAAAGTTTTTGTACCTTCCCTACACCTATAGGCAAAATCATTATTCCCCCTTCTCTAAGCTGTTCGTAAGGTTTGCACAAGAGAGTAGGTGCAGAGGCCCAGGCTATCACTCTATCAAAGGGCTTCTCTTCTTCATATCCTAATGTTCCGTCTCCTAGCACTAGCTTCACGTTTTGGTACTCGGAAAGTAATCTAGAAGAGTATTTATACATTTCCTCGTTAATTTCTATACTAACAACCTTATCAACAATTTCCGCAATTAATGCAGTATAATAACCTATTCCTGTTCCTATTTCTAGAACCTTTTGGCCTTTGTGCAAGTCCAATTCGTCAAGCATATAAATTCCTAAACTTAACGCAGTAGTGTTTATTCCGGGCAGAATAGGTAAAGCTTCGTCGACATGAGTATAGGCATAATTCCTCAGGTTCTCTGGGAGAAACTTTGCTCTATCAATTCTCTTGAACGCTTCGGCTAACTCTGGGTTCTTGATCTTCCTAAGAATTTCCTCCTTTTCGGTCATAAGTATAATAAGATTTAATGAAAATAAAGGTTAGCCTTTCATGAAGGTATTAAATAAATTTGGCATTACTTTTAAACATGCAATTAGGTTTTATTTCGAACCAAAGAACTTCAGCTATTATACAAGGTACTTCAATAGTATGGTTTCCAGTACCAAAATTTGATTCTCCATCTATCTTTACTAAATTACTAGATGAAGATGGAGGAGAATTCTCAATACTCCTTCCCGAGAAAATCGAGAGCATTAAACAATATTATGAACACCCACTAGTTTTGACTACTGGAGTAAAAACAGAAAGAGGAGGTTCACTAAAGGTCACCGATTTACTACCTCTCGGCGAGACAGTAATAATAAGGAAAGTGGAAAGTGATGTGCCATTTACAGTAGTTTTCAAGCCGGCTTTTAAGTACGCACTTTATAGACCAATAATATTAAGGGATAGGTTCGTGAACTCTAAGGGAAGAGATTGCGTAGGTTTCTTGTATAAATGGGACGGAAAAGTTAGGAGAGAAGGTTCTTTTACCTGGAGGTTTTCTGAAGGAAAAGGATTCTTAGTAGCTAATTACGCAACTGACAAAGAGCACGGCGTATTCAGCGAAAGAGGGAAAGCTTTACAAATGGACTTTGAGAAACCTTTTGAAAAAACTATAAAATATTGGGAAAGCTTTGACGTAAAGTCTAAGGTATACGAAGACCTCTATAGATCTTCAGTCTACGTTCTTCTTGGATCCATTTATTCTCCATCTGGGGCATCAATCGCTGCACCAACAACATCTTTGCCGGAAGTCGTAGGAGGTTCAAGGAACTGGGATTACAGATTTGCTTGGGTCAGAGATTCTTCAATCACGGCAGAAGCGTTAATAAACGCTGGATTTATAATAGAGGCTAGGAGGATACTTAACTTTCTACTCTCGTTAGTTAATTTTACTTCTAAGCCATTCTATTATCCCCTATACACCGTTGAAGGCACAATTCCCCCTCCAGAAGTTAAGCTAAGGTGGCTTTCAGGATATAAGAATTCCAAGCCCGTAAGAATAGGCAATGCGGCATCAAAACAAATACAGCTTGACGTTGAAGGCTTCTTCATGAATGCACTTTACAAGTACTTTGAAAAGACCGGCGACACTGTCCTCATTAAAGATGTTTTTGATAAAGTTGAGCACATTGCGGATTGGATTTCAGAAAATTGGCTAATGAAGGACTCAGGGATTTGGGAAGATAGAGGAGAGCCCAAGCATTACACTCACTCAAAGATAATGATGTGGGTTGCTCTAGATAGGGCTGGAAAGCTCGCAGAGTATATAGGCAAAGAAGATAGGTGGAAGGAAAGTAAAGAGAAAATCAGAAAATGGGTTTTAGAAAATTGCGTTTCCAACGGTTACCTTACAAGGCTTGCCGGCAGTGAGGATGTGGACTCAGCTTTACTCTCAGCACCTCTCTACGGATTTATAGATGTAAAAGACGAACTATTCCTTAACACTCTAAAGGTCATTGAGAAGGAACTCAAGGTCGGTAATTTCGTAAAAAGGTACAAGACTGACTTTATGGGAGAAGCTAAGCATCCCTTCTTGCTAACCAGCATTTGGCTAGCTAGAGTTTACGTAAGGTTAGGAAGAGAAAATGAGGCTGAGGACTTAACTAAAGAGCTAGATAAAATTGCTGGAAGTCTTCATTTAGTAGGAGAACACTTAGACGTGGAAAAGAAGGAATTCACAGGCAATTTCCCGCAAGTATTTGTACACGCAGAAATAGTAAACTTAGTTAAAGAGATTGAAGGACTTCATTCAAAATCTTAGACCTTAATCCTTCCCTATTTTCTTCAGTCAAAACGTAAATTTTACCGTTAATTTTCATACTTCTATGTACTACTGCAATGAGCGGTTTATTCAAACTAAAAGCGTAGTTTATAAAATCTTTAAGAGATGGGATTGACATTTCCATTGGCCCTATTTCATCAATAGCTATTAAGTTAGCTGAAGGTAAAGCACTCTTAACTTCATCAATTATTTCTCCTGCTTCGCTTTGAACAGCATATTTCCCAACTTTTATTTTACCTTCTCCAACCTTAGCTAGCCATTTCTCTTTTCCAGAGGATATGCTTACTATCTTAAATCCGATCCTTTTTCCTCCTTCCCTCACTTCCGGACAATAAAAACCGACTACTTTATAACCTCTCTTCTTCACCTCTTCCACAACGTACATTAAAAGTGTAGTCTTTCCAACTCCAGGTCTTCCGGTTATGAAAATTCTCATGTCCTTTAAATTAAAGGAATAAAGTTTAAGATTATTTCCTTCGAGTATTTTATATGAAGATTCAAGAAATAGAACCGATAGTTTTGACTTCTAAAGAGAAAGGAGGAGCTACTTGGGCTTCAACAATGATTATAGTTAAAGTGACTACTTCTAACGGTGCAGTAGGCTACGGGGAAGCTGTTCCTACGCTTAGGGTAATTTCAGTATATAATGCAATAAAACAAGTGGCGAAGTCTTTCATAGGAAAAGAAGTCGAGGAAGTTGAGAAGAATTACCACGAATGGTATAAACAAGATTTTTACTTGGCTAGGTCTTTTGAATCCGCAACAGCAGTTTCCGCAATTGACATAGCCTCCTGGGACATTTTAGGTAAAGAGTTGGGGTCTCCTATTTACAAGTTTCTAGGAGGAAAATTTAGAGACAAAGTTTTAGTTTACGCTAATGGCTGGTATTCAGATTGCGTTACCCCAGAGGACTTCGCAAACAAAGCAAAGGAGGTTGTAAAAAGAGGTTACAAAGGACTGAAGTTTGATCCCTTTGGCCAATATTACGATTGGATAGACGAGAAAGGACTAAGGGAAGCAGAGGAAAGAGTTAAGGCTGTAAGGGAAGCCGTAGGAGACGAAGTTTACATTATGATCGAACACCACGGTAGGTTTAACGCTAATTCTGCAATAAAAATTGCACATGTTCTGGAAAAATACAATCCTCTCTTCATGGAAGAGCCGGTCCATCACGAGGACATTGAAGGTTATAAAAAGTATCGTTCATCAACTAAGGTTACAGTAGCCCTAGGAGAGAGGTTAATAAGCCTAAAGGAGGCAATGTTTTACATAGATAATAGGTTAGCCGACGTCCTTCAGCCAGACATTACAAACATTGGTGGAGTTACAATTGCGAGAAAAGTGGTTACTTTAGCTGAGGCAAACGACGTAGAAATTGCCTTCCACAACGCTTTTGGTTCTATACAGAACGCTGTTTCTATTCAGCTAAG from Acidianus ambivalens harbors:
- a CDS encoding IS607 family transposase, with amino-acid sequence MLKPKEVCQRLGISYRTLQSYVKKGYIKPVILQSGKWRFREEDVEKLMGIVRKRKVILYARVSSNAQKDDLINQVKYLEENVKDYDQVITDVGSGLNMKRKGFLKLLRMILNNEVSKVVIAYPDRLVRFGFEILEEVCKAHNCELVVLNNEDKTPEQELIEDLVSILVSFSGKLYGMRSQKYEKVEKCVEELKN
- a CDS encoding DUF86 domain-containing protein, coding for MATAVLDKLLENLKDYTSKLDEANNVDLDNWFYLYAVLHLLQVQAQSFINLVQTLLSNMGISSQGYRDSIRKLFEKNLITVEERDFLISVVGFRIIIVHEYATVNPIFVKKIMEN
- a CDS encoding NTPase: MRIFITGRPGVGKTTLLMYVVEEVKKRGYKVVGFYCPEVREGGKRIGFKIVSISSGKEKWLAKVGEGKIKVGKYAVQSEAGEIIDEVKSALPSANLIAIDEIGPMEMSIPSLKDFINYAFSLNKPLIAVVHRSMKINGKIYVLTEENREGLRSKILNEVLQSL
- the treH1 gene encoding alpha,alpha-trehalase TreH1, with translation MQLGFISNQRTSAIIQGTSIVWFPVPKFDSPSIFTKLLDEDGGEFSILLPEKIESIKQYYEHPLVLTTGVKTERGGSLKVTDLLPLGETVIIRKVESDVPFTVVFKPAFKYALYRPIILRDRFVNSKGRDCVGFLYKWDGKVRREGSFTWRFSEGKGFLVANYATDKEHGVFSERGKALQMDFEKPFEKTIKYWESFDVKSKVYEDLYRSSVYVLLGSIYSPSGASIAAPTTSLPEVVGGSRNWDYRFAWVRDSSITAEALINAGFIIEARRILNFLLSLVNFTSKPFYYPLYTVEGTIPPPEVKLRWLSGYKNSKPVRIGNAASKQIQLDVEGFFMNALYKYFEKTGDTVLIKDVFDKVEHIADWISENWLMKDSGIWEDRGEPKHYTHSKIMMWVALDRAGKLAEYIGKEDRWKESKEKIRKWVLENCVSNGYLTRLAGSEDVDSALLSAPLYGFIDVKDELFLNTLKVIEKELKVGNFVKRYKTDFMGEAKHPFLLTSIWLARVYVRLGRENEAEDLTKELDKIAGSLHLVGEHLDVEKKEFTGNFPQVFVHAEIVNLVKEIEGLHSKS
- a CDS encoding mandelate racemase/muconate lactonizing enzyme family protein, translating into MKIQEIEPIVLTSKEKGGATWASTMIIVKVTTSNGAVGYGEAVPTLRVISVYNAIKQVAKSFIGKEVEEVEKNYHEWYKQDFYLARSFESATAVSAIDIASWDILGKELGSPIYKFLGGKFRDKVLVYANGWYSDCVTPEDFANKAKEVVKRGYKGLKFDPFGQYYDWIDEKGLREAEERVKAVREAVGDEVYIMIEHHGRFNANSAIKIAHVLEKYNPLFMEEPVHHEDIEGYKKYRSSTKVTVALGERLISLKEAMFYIDNRLADVLQPDITNIGGVTIARKVVTLAEANDVEIAFHNAFGSIQNAVSIQLSAVIPNLLILENFYDWFPQWKRDLVYNQTPVEDGYVKVPEKPGIGVDVNEKLLEELKAEPIPLEVGEEPVWVVKNTWRGY
- a CDS encoding protein-L-isoaspartate O-methyltransferase family protein encodes the protein MTEKEEILRKIKNPELAEAFKRIDRAKFLPENLRNYAYTHVDEALPILPGINTTALSLGIYMLDELDLHKGQKVLEIGTGIGYYTALIAEIVDKVVSIEINEEMYKYSSRLLSEYQNVKLVLGDGTLGYEEEKPFDRVIAWASAPTLLCKPYEQLREGGIMILPIGVGKVQKLYKVVKKGYTPALENLGEVLFSRIRGLFGFYDDYEDDVESRLSRLERQVKSILSRLEKKV